TTCTTACCTTTTAATTCTTTTCGCTAGGTAAATTTTTCACTATCTGCGATACCATCAATGacattatatacaatacattcAGAACTTTCTGTGGGGGCCTACTGAGAAAATGTTTGAAAGTCACTTGACCTGAAATCATTTTAAGGAACACATTCATACTTCAAAAATAGTGCTTAACCAAAATATTGTCAATTTGTCACACTGCATTCTTGGTTGGTACTAtttcttgaaattaaatttaaaagtaATTTCAAATGCTGTGTGGAATGATGATGGAACTTGGAGGATGAAATGGCTTGTCTAAGAATAATTCAGAACCTATAGGTTTGATCTTCTCGCAGGGTGCTGTATCAGCCCTTCATATGGTGCATTGCTTTCACTTAGCTGGTTTTCCCAAAGGCCTAATCAGCTGTGTCACTGGAAAAGGTTCTGAGATCGGTGACTTCCTTACGATGCATCCGGGTGTAAACTGCATCAGGTAATAACAAACTCATCTTTAATTTCAAAGGActgcaaaagaaaaaaagaacactcttcataaattcaaaattaattcccttttttctttgacatcttcattgttcttgttttgcgAAGCTTCACCGGTGGAGACACTGGAATTGCAATTTCGAAGAAGGCAGGCATGATCCCTCTTCAGATGGAGCTTGGAGGAAAAGATGCCTGCATTGTGCTTGAGGATGCTGATCTAGATTTGGCTGCTGCAAACATAATAAAGGGAGGATTTTCTTACAGGTGAGAGCTAGGAGCTTCCATTACAATGACTAAGGCTGCATTTGGCACAAGGACAAAAGAGAGCCCGAAAATGGCTCCACAAAATTGTCATGACTTTTTTATTTACATGACAAGAAGATTTATAACTAGCAAGCAAGATATATATTCTTTTAAATGAAGAACAAATGCTTTGTGACATTCAGTTTGGCCAGATATATGTGACTAATTCATTTCGTGTAATGCATTGAGGAAGTTTCTGTTTCTCATGATCAAAATTCAGTGTAATTAGTCCGATAAGACTCCGATTACTCATGAACGATATTTTAATTTCTTGACATCCATATCTGTAACAGTGGTCAAAGATGCACGGCTGTTAAGGTTGTCTTGGTGATGGAATCTGTAGCTGACGTTCTTGTTGAGAAAGTGAAAGCCAAAGTAGCGAAATTAACGGTTGGTCCACCAGAAGAAAACTGTGATATTACTCCAGTTGTTTCAGAGTCATCTGCAAATTTCATTGAAGGCTTGGTAATGGATGCTAAAGAGAAAGGAGCCACATTTTGCCAGGAGTATAGGAGGGAAGGCAATCTCATCTGGCCCTTGTTGTTAGATAATGTTCGGCCTGATATGAGAATTGCATGGGAAGAGCCCTTCGGGCCAGTTATGCCATTGCTTCGGATCAGCTCTGTTGAAGAGGGAGTCCACCACTGCAATGCTAGCAATTTTGGCCTCCAGGTATACTTGTTCCTACTTTATACAATGCTAAATTTTCCTTCAACAATCTATGCTCTTTTGAAACAAATGAACATTAATCCTACTTTATACAATGCTAAATTTTCCTTCAACAAGCTATGCTCTTTTGAAACAAATGAACATTAATTTTTCTAATGGATTTTGTAAATCTCCTCATCCAACTAACGttgttttttatgaatttaatgtgAGACAGGGCTGCGTCTTCACTAGAGACATCAACAAAGCGATGCTGATTAGCGATGCAATGGAGACAGGAACAGTTCAGATCAACTCAGCACCAGCTAGAGGCCCAGACCATTTCCCTTTCCAGGTGAACTAGATTAAGCAACTAGCCATTTCATTAACAATTGCAGATTGAAATATTCTAACAATGAAGTACTTCAACATTGTCAGGGTTTGAAGGATAGTGGAATTGGGTCACAAGGAATCACCAACAGCGTTAACATGATGACCAAGATCAAGAGCACTGTCATCAACTTACCAACCCCTTCCTACACCATGGGGTAAAATCCAATCCATTAGAAAATGAATTTCCACAAGTCTTCTGTTGTATCCAATCACTGCAATCTGCAAATGTAGTTGTTTTCTCAAGAGTTGgtgtaatttttttttgtctttggGTATTGGGCATTAGAAGTAAGGAACAACTAATAATGGCTGTTCttctgcttctttttttttttttttataatgaaaatcTACTAAATGTGTTAATTGTTGTACTATTTTGTTACCAATAATGAGACATGCCCTTAAATGTTGCCTCTGCCTCTTATAAAATTTTGATGCAGAATGATCAATTTGGTGAAGCTACCGAGTTGGAGTCGGGGAAGTTGGATCAATGAGTTAAACTTAATGGTCAAATTGGGTTCTCGATGATATAGAAATATTTTTAGCTCTAATGCTCTTTGGACGTTGTTTCATGCCCCacatgataaaaaataaaaaacaagtatACCGATAGTAAGATCTTGGGTTTTACGACATTGGTCcaatttgtatatttttattgGACCTATAGCAATGCCTTTCAAAATTCAcagataaaaaaagaaaaagaaaaaaaagtttcAAAATCAAGCATGCCAAGAGTCAACCCAAAACTCCTAAATGACAAGTCAACACGACAAAACGTAGGATTCATCTATGTCTACCACCTAGGAGGCTATGCCTAATGTTGACGATATCTTCAAACTTTTCTAGTTACAAACCTAATCTGAAATTTTCTGTCATCTAGATGCCTATGCCACATTGTTGAGATGCATGCTATTTTGCTACACTCTTTGTCCCCTTGAAAGGTAATTCTGCTTCATTCAACTATGTCTTAGTTTAAGGTACTATTCACTTGATCACGCAAAACCCTAGCAAGGGTTGCTTGTCCTATAAGAGACCAACCTCTAGCTACCCCAACGTCGATAGGCAAATGTGCTATCACATCTTTGATTTCGAGGTCTCACATGGTGTTTCTGAACACCGAAAATTTAAAGTTGAAGTATAACTTACTGGTCCATAACTTAATAACATATGCATTTTTACTTTTAATCCGACAATGGTTGAGGTCCTGACACTCCTTAATATGTATTATTCGTCTTAACACACCCCTAAATTTGAATGCCTATTAGGCTTGAAGAGTGGATAATGCACAAGGTCCGTGTTCACTTTAGTTTCAACTAGTACAAAAACGAATGCGTTGAAATTTATACTCTAGACCTTTTGGTAATTAACATGCAAAATATGCCATGTTAGAGAATTGATTGAGTTGGAGAATGATTTTAAGCTCTCTTTCACATTTCTCAAACtacgtgtgtgtgcgtgtgctgTATTGCTAACCCAATACGATAACCTAATGAATTTTTATGCTGTGAAAGAAACAAACTGAGCATATTTTGAATCATGTAGGCTGACTCAGTTTATAATTGTTCTGTATCCATTGGGCTCATGAAAAGCTGCAGTCCACCAAAAGCAGAAGGCAAAAAGAAAAAGGAGACTGTTTGGTTCTAAAGAAAAAGGTAGAGGAAAGCTACGAGATAGGGATCTAACAAAGTATCTAAAATAATGTAATAGCCTTTACTGGGCACATTACAAGCAGCAACACCAGCAGTGGCAGTGCCTTTCCCAAAGCTCTGTTGTTCCACACTTGCCAAACTCTTCTCATGTATAGGGACAGATTGAAGTGGTCTTGGGCCAACTTTAGTGCATAGTTGATTTCTGTCCATCAAGTCTTATGATTTTGTCATATAAACAGAGTTTTATTAGGTTGAAACCtaattcattcttattttatgAAAGCTCGAATTGAGATAGTGTTTCAGGTTGTCTTGTCTGATCTTGATACCCTTGCTAGAGTGACTTACATCTCTATCTCATAAGGTTAAAACCTAATTTGTCACTATACGAGCAAATTTTTCGGCACATGTCTACAAGATTGTGACACTTCGTCCCTAACCCTAAAATGCTCCCACCTTGCATGCTTAACTATATTTTTCTTTGCTTATATGTATACCTGTACTGCTTAATGTTGGAAATCTCACTTGCAAGAATTCTTCTTTGTCGGTAAATTAAATGGAGAATGAGTGATTTATACATGTATTGGGCTCAtagtttaagtttttgggttaagCTGGTGCTCACTCATGTATTTGAGCCCTAACAAGAATTCTCAAATATCTTTATTTTTTGAAAGTATAAATAAAAATTTCTACAAGAactaaattttatattatatagaAGTATGAATAGTATAAATCAATTTGTAAACAAAAGTATGCTAAATCTTTTAAAAGCAAGATCAAACACTTAAAATTTGtctataccatatatatatatatatatatatatatatatttatagaagtatgaatagtgtaaatcattttgtgacaatttcaattttatttcttaGAGCTTAAAATACCCTCACAAAGGACCTTGATGGTCACAAAAAATAcaaattcatatttataaggaTTATTCCTTATAATTGTTATCTAAAAATTGATGGatgatttttctttaatttaaatttatataaaaaacaaaaaattgtcttaaaattatttaaaatttttctctcaatgttttaaaaatatgaatattTATGACAATAGAAAATTGAAATTATTAAGTTATAACACTAAAATCAACCATCTTATTATATAGAAGGTTTATATATACCCTAAATGGAAATAGTTAATTATATGTATTAGTTGCATACCTTCtactaaatttatataaatatcaaaatttcgTGTATCAATACGGTTCTTGTTTCTAATTCGGGAAGAAAAGAGAAATCTATCTCGTGCTACGTTTGATAGTTCATATTTATTCACCAAATCTTCAGCCCCAGATTGACGGGCCCATTTAGGGGTTCAATAGTCAAGAAATTTGGTGGGCGAATAGAGAGAAATACAAAACTTAATAGGGTTCGACAGTCGAGAAATTTGGTTGGCGAATAAAGAGAAATACAAAACTTTTAAATTTAACTGAAAAGTTTATAAATCTAAAACTCTCACGCACAACTCATCCCGATGTTTGGTAGGTAACAAATTTGGTTGGTAAATAGAGAGATTTAGCACTTTTGAATTTTAGCtgacaaaattataattttttcttaaaagtcaaaCCCAATTATCAAAAACCTATgttttttacaataaaaaaattggCTAAGTTTGGGTTTGAAAAGGTTTGTCCAAAATTTTCATCAATTTGGTCGAATCGGAATAAGAATACTAGACATAGGACACGTATAATTTACGTTAActcatttttatataattaattatttatgctttactatttttatggtttattaaattcattttctatctttaCTAGTCAACTATTTACCCTCTATTCTATTATCAATTATTGTATGTTATTTGACACAATATGTTTTAATAAATAGTctgattaatttaaaaatttgcatatgtatattttaaaatgttaagAGAATGGTCACTAAAGAAAAAATTGTAATTACGAATAATTAATTTTGTGAGATAGTTATAAAATATTCGTACTAGCTTGTTCTAAAATACTCGTTTTAATTAGTTCTAACTAGTCAAATTGATTTTATATAATTAGACATTATACTCAATTCGAAAAATTTAGCTTGAAACTTG
This window of the Malania oleifera isolate guangnan ecotype guangnan chromosome 6, ASM2987363v1, whole genome shotgun sequence genome carries:
- the LOC131158865 gene encoding NADP-dependent glyceraldehyde-3-phosphate dehydrogenase, translated to MAGAGVFAEILEGDVFKYYSEGEWKKSLSGKSVAIVNPTTRKTQYKVQACTQEEVNKVMETAKTAQKSWAKTPLWKRAELLHKAAAILKEHKAPIAECLVKEIAKPAKDAVTEVVRSGDLVSYCAEEGVRILGEGKFLVSDSFPGNERTKYCLTSKIPLGVVLAIPPFNYPVNLAVSKIAPALIAGNSLVLKPPTQGAVSALHMVHCFHLAGFPKGLISCVTGKGSEIGDFLTMHPGVNCISFTGGDTGIAISKKAGMIPLQMELGGKDACIVLEDADLDLAAANIIKGGFSYSGQRCTAVKVVLVMESVADVLVEKVKAKVAKLTVGPPEENCDITPVVSESSANFIEGLVMDAKEKGATFCQEYRREGNLIWPLLLDNVRPDMRIAWEEPFGPVMPLLRISSVEEGVHHCNASNFGLQGCVFTRDINKAMLISDAMETGTVQINSAPARGPDHFPFQGLKDSGIGSQGITNSVNMMTKIKSTVINLPTPSYTMG